In one window of Henckelia pumila isolate YLH828 chromosome 1, ASM3356847v2, whole genome shotgun sequence DNA:
- the LOC140876204 gene encoding protein SENSITIVE TO PROTON RHIZOTOXICITY 2, which translates to MPSIYGVPSADDIIPSNLEANSAASQPTINSAGSSSFFYNLSLLSEKVQQVQSLASMFLTPDNNPQPEATAVAMGTLIQEILITASSMMFSCQQMSIIAADDDRMHGPYYSGMSMEQWCGTSENYNNNNNNNNNNIDHGGTENNNNNIDHGGTVSTDLSNEVCGRYLAQKTDPMITPQLGSKLGVGVDIIELEPAGLLAKYTHYCHVCGKGFKRDANLRMHMRAHGEEYKSTAALCNPMKNNHSEEGGNNHCTSTTMRLQPKKYSCPQDGCRWNKNHAKFQPLKSMICVKNHYKRSHCPKMYVCKRCHKKNFSVLSDLRTHEKHCGDLKWQCSCGTTFSRKDKLMGHVALFVGHAPAVNSMAKNGLEARS; encoded by the coding sequence ATGCCATCAATATATGGAGTTCCGTCGGCGGACGATATTATTCCTTCAAATCTTGAAGCGAATTCTGCAGCGAGTCAACCTACAATTAACTCCGCCGGATCGTCTAGTTTCTTTTACAATCTGTCGCTGCTTAGTGAGAAAGTCCAACAGGTGCAGTCCCTGGCCAGCATGTTTTTGACCCCAGACAACAATCCGCAGCCGGAGGCAACGGCTGTCGCCATGGGAACTTTGATCCAAGAGATCCTCATCACCGCTTCTTCTATGATGTTTTCTTGTCAGCAGATGTCAATTATAGCGGCGGATGATGATCGGATGCATGGCCCCTATTATTCGGGGATGTCGATGGAGCAGTGGTGCGGTACGTCTGAGAattacaacaacaacaacaataataataataataatattgatcATGGTGGTACtgagaataataataataatattgatcATGGTGGTACTGTTAGTACTGATCTAAGTAATGAAGTTTGCGGGAGATATTTGGCGCAAAAGACGGATCCGATGATCACACCACAATTAGGGTCAAAGCTGGGGGTTGGCGTCGATATTATCGAGTTGGAGCCTGCTGGATTATTAGCAAAATACACACATTACTGCCATGTATGCGGAAAAGGGTTCAAGCGCGACGCGAATCTGCGCATGCACATGCGGGCACACGGGGAGGAGTACAAATCCACCGCCGCTTTGTGCAACCCCATGAAGAATAATCATTCGGAAGAAGGAGGGAACAACCATTGTACTAGCACCACCATGAGGCTGCAGCCCAAGAAATACTCGTGCCCGCAAGACGGATGCCGGTGGAACAAGAATCACGCCAAGTTCCAGCCCTTGAAATCCATGATCTGTGTCAAGAATCACTACAAGAGGAGCCACTGCCCCAAAATGTACGTGTGCAAAAGGTGCCACAAGAAGAATTTCTCGGTTTTATCGGATTTGAGGACTCATGAGAAGCACTGCGGGGACCTCAAGTGGCAGTGCTCGTGCGGCACCACGTTTTCGCGCAAGGATAAGCTCATGGGTCACGTAGCTTTGTTCGTCGGCCACGCACCGGCTGTTAATTCAATGGCCAAGAATGGGCTAGAGGCTAGATCTTAA